Proteins from a single region of Pseudomonas sp. BSw22131:
- the mltF gene encoding membrane-bound lytic murein transglycosylase MltF — translation MFSQSDFRPRCAKWLIATGIFLLLGACVEKPNTLERVKEDGVLRVVTRNSPATYFQDRNGETGFEYELVKRFADDLGVELKIETADNIDDLFDQMNKPGGPVLAAAGLVSTDERARQVRFSHQYLEVTPQVIYRNGQNRPTEPGDLVGKRILVLKGSSHAEQLAALKVKYPQLQYEESDQVEVVDLLRMVDEGQIDLTLVDSNELAMNQVYFPNVRVAFDLGEGRDQRWAVALGDDNSLLNEINAFLDKVQKNGMLQRLKDRYYGHVDVLGYVGAYTFAQHLQERLPKYEKTFQASAKEEQVDWRLLAAIGYQESLWQPGVTSKTGVRGLMMLTQSTAQAMGVSNRLDAKQSIKGGAKYFAYVKDQLDEKIQEPDRTWLALASYNIGGGHLDDARKLAENEGLNPNKWLDVKKMLPRLAQKQWYSKTRYGYARGGEPVSFVANIRRYYDILTWVTQPQLEGSQVAESNLHVPGVDKTKPPEEKTPL, via the coding sequence ATGTTTTCCCAATCAGACTTCCGCCCACGCTGCGCCAAGTGGCTCATCGCAACCGGAATCTTCCTGCTGCTCGGCGCGTGTGTTGAGAAACCCAACACGCTTGAACGAGTCAAGGAGGATGGCGTTCTGCGCGTCGTCACCCGTAACAGCCCGGCGACGTATTTTCAGGATCGCAACGGTGAAACCGGTTTCGAGTACGAACTGGTGAAGCGTTTCGCCGACGATCTGGGCGTCGAGCTGAAAATCGAAACTGCCGATAACATCGATGATCTGTTCGATCAGATGAACAAACCGGGCGGTCCTGTTCTCGCTGCCGCCGGGCTGGTCAGCACCGACGAGCGTGCCAGGCAGGTCCGTTTTTCCCATCAGTACCTTGAAGTCACCCCCCAGGTTATTTATCGCAACGGCCAGAATCGCCCGACTGAACCCGGCGATCTGGTCGGCAAACGCATTCTTGTCTTGAAGGGCAGCAGTCACGCCGAGCAACTGGCGGCGCTCAAAGTCAAATATCCGCAATTGCAGTACGAAGAATCCGATCAGGTTGAAGTCGTTGATCTGCTGCGCATGGTGGACGAAGGGCAGATTGACCTGACGCTGGTCGATTCCAACGAGCTGGCAATGAATCAGGTGTATTTCCCGAACGTGCGGGTAGCTTTCGATCTGGGTGAAGGCCGGGATCAGCGTTGGGCCGTGGCACTGGGCGATGACAATAGCCTGCTGAACGAGATCAACGCCTTTCTCGACAAAGTGCAGAAAAACGGCATGTTGCAGCGGTTGAAGGATCGCTACTACGGCCATGTGGACGTGCTCGGTTACGTTGGCGCCTACACCTTCGCCCAGCATTTGCAGGAGCGCCTGCCCAAGTACGAAAAGACGTTTCAGGCATCTGCCAAAGAAGAACAGGTCGACTGGCGGCTGCTGGCCGCTATCGGCTACCAGGAGTCGCTGTGGCAGCCGGGGGTAACGTCCAAAACCGGCGTTCGCGGGCTGATGATGCTGACCCAGAGCACGGCTCAAGCCATGGGCGTATCCAACCGGCTGGACGCCAAGCAGAGCATCAAGGGCGGGGCAAAGTACTTTGCCTACGTGAAGGACCAGCTCGATGAAAAGATTCAGGAGCCTGATCGCACATGGTTAGCGCTGGCGTCCTACAACATAGGCGGCGGTCACCTGGATGACGCCCGCAAGCTGGCAGAAAACGAGGGCCTGAATCCTAACAAGTGGCTCGACGTCAAAAAGATGCTGCCTCGCCTCGCGCAGAAGCAGTGGTACAGCAAGACCCGTTACGGTTACGCCCGCGGTGGCGAGCCCGTGAGTTTTGTCGCCAACATCCGCCGCTATTACGACATCCTCACGTGGGTGACCCAGCCGCAGCTTGAAGGCAGTCAGGTGGCGGAAAGCAATCTGCACGTGCCGGGCGTGGACAAGACCAAGCCTCCCGAAGAAAAAACGCCGCTGTAA
- a CDS encoding multicopper oxidase family protein codes for MSFTRRQILGGLAGLAVVGLGAGGASRYWLGRKGPGDGHDFELIAAPLDVELVAGHQTPAWAFGGSVPGTELRVRQGEWLRLRFINHLPVETTIHWHGIRLPLEMDGVPYVSQLPVKPGEYFDYKFRVPDAGSYWYHPHVSSSEELGRGLVGPLIVEEREPTGFAHERIVSLKSWHVDEEGAFTPFSITREAAREGTAGRLSSINGIPQGVVDLPAGQIVRVRILNLDNTVTYRLNLPGADAQIYALDGNPITPRPFGKDYWLGPGMRICLAIKAPAAGEEIPLRNGPVRLGTFRSVASTETPGDWPPALPPNPIAEPDLETAEKLNFNIEWAGAVSVNVDNGKPPSLWQINGQAWDITDKTCADRPIAKLEKGKSYIFELKNMTQYQHPIHLHGMSFKVLASDRRKIIPYFTDTFLLGRNERARVALVADNPGVWMFHCHVIDHMETGLMAAVEVS; via the coding sequence ATGTCTTTCACCCGTCGACAAATTCTCGGAGGTCTGGCCGGTCTTGCCGTGGTTGGATTGGGCGCAGGTGGCGCCTCGCGTTACTGGCTTGGCCGCAAGGGGCCTGGTGACGGTCATGATTTCGAGTTGATTGCCGCGCCGCTTGATGTTGAGTTGGTTGCGGGCCATCAGACGCCGGCCTGGGCGTTCGGTGGCTCGGTGCCAGGCACCGAGTTACGGGTAAGGCAGGGAGAGTGGCTGCGGCTGCGGTTCATCAATCACCTGCCTGTCGAGACCACCATTCATTGGCACGGCATTCGGTTGCCGCTGGAAATGGACGGCGTGCCTTATGTCTCACAGCTCCCGGTCAAGCCGGGAGAGTATTTCGATTACAAGTTCCGCGTCCCGGATGCCGGCAGCTACTGGTATCACCCGCACGTCAGCAGCAGCGAAGAGCTTGGGCGGGGGCTGGTCGGGCCGCTCATCGTTGAAGAGCGCGAGCCTACGGGTTTTGCGCATGAGCGCATCGTCAGCCTCAAGAGCTGGCATGTGGACGAGGAGGGCGCGTTCACCCCTTTCAGTATTACCCGCGAGGCCGCGCGTGAAGGCACGGCCGGGCGCTTGTCGAGCATCAACGGCATTCCTCAGGGCGTCGTGGATTTGCCAGCCGGGCAGATTGTGCGGGTGCGCATCCTCAACCTCGACAATACCGTGACCTACCGTTTGAACCTGCCGGGCGCTGACGCGCAAATCTATGCGCTGGACGGCAATCCGATCACGCCGCGCCCGTTCGGCAAGGATTACTGGTTAGGCCCCGGCATGCGCATTTGCCTGGCGATCAAGGCACCAGCGGCGGGAGAGGAAATTCCTCTGCGCAATGGGCCGGTACGGTTGGGCACGTTCCGGTCGGTCGCCAGCACGGAGACGCCGGGTGACTGGCCGCCCGCGCTGCCACCCAATCCGATTGCCGAACCCGATCTGGAAACGGCCGAAAAGCTCAATTTCAATATCGAATGGGCGGGCGCGGTGTCGGTCAATGTCGACAACGGCAAGCCACCGAGCCTTTGGCAAATCAATGGTCAGGCGTGGGACATCACCGACAAGACCTGCGCAGACCGCCCGATTGCGAAGCTTGAGAAAGGCAAGAGCTACATTTTCGAACTGAAAAACATGACCCAGTATCAGCACCCGATCCACCTGCACGGCATGAGCTTCAAGGTGCTTGCTTCTGATCGCCGGAAGATCATCCCGTATTTCACCGACACCTTCCTGCTGGGTCGCAACGAGCGTGCGCGGGTTGCGCTGGTGGCCGATAATCCCGGCGTATGGATGTTTCACTGCCACGTGATCGATCACATGGAAACCGGTCTCATGGCAGCTGTCGAGGTTTCGTAA
- the tadA gene encoding tRNA adenosine(34) deaminase TadA, producing MRQPQIIDRSRDQHFMREALALASQGALLGEVPVGAVLVQDGVIIGRGFNCPISGSDPSAHAEMVAIRNASQAVSNYRLPGSTLYVTLEPCSMCAGLIVHSRVSRVVYGALEPKAGIVQSQGQFFTQPFLNHRVLFEGGVLGEECGTMLSEFFRMRRAKSQEAVSKS from the coding sequence ATGCGCCAGCCGCAAATCATCGATCGCAGCCGCGATCAACATTTCATGCGCGAAGCTCTGGCGCTGGCGTCCCAAGGCGCATTGCTGGGTGAAGTCCCGGTGGGCGCGGTGCTGGTACAGGATGGCGTGATCATTGGTCGTGGCTTTAACTGCCCTATCAGCGGCAGCGACCCCAGTGCCCACGCCGAAATGGTCGCCATTCGCAATGCCTCGCAGGCCGTCAGCAATTACCGGCTGCCGGGCAGTACGCTGTACGTCACGCTTGAGCCGTGCAGCATGTGCGCCGGGCTGATCGTCCATTCGCGAGTCAGTCGTGTGGTCTACGGCGCTCTTGAGCCCAAGGCCGGGATCGTGCAAAGCCAAGGGCAATTTTTCACCCAGCCGTTTCTAAATCACCGCGTGCTGTTTGAAGGCGGCGTGCTGGGCGAGGAGTGCGGAACGATGCTGAGCGAGTTTTTCAGGATGAGAAGGGCGAAAAGCCAGGAGGCTGTTTCAAAGAGTTGA